The proteins below come from a single Falco rusticolus isolate bFalRus1 chromosome 18, bFalRus1.pri, whole genome shotgun sequence genomic window:
- the SLC4A1 gene encoding band 3 anion transport protein isoform X6, with amino-acid sequence MDSTKELCWMEASHWLQLEEDFKEAGHWGQPHLSFLTYHSLLEVRRALAKGAVLVDVAAKSLAAIAHVLIDQMIYEGQIKPQDQEAILRMLLLKHKHPDEVESVGTLLRAQLQRSGMGQAETEQPLLQQPLEMRRLPGAKQSPSGATKPQLPEKVPKDAEATLVLVGCAAFLEQPTLAFVRLKDAVMLDAVLDVPLPVRFLFVVLGPDSPHISYHEIGRAVATMMSERVFRRDAYLAEGRQDLLQGVEDFLEASIVLPPTETPNEQLLRSLVPLQQDLLRRRYQPPKKALHKDVPKGPCKAGTTPAPPGSPFTMVGGDPTLHTGSPHGHLLVSPGAEAPPAEDDDPLRRTGKPFGGLVRDICRRYPKYLSDIKDAFSPQCLAAIIFIYFAALSPAITFGGLLSEKTKGMMGVSELLISTCVQCVLFSFFSAQPLLVVGFSGPLLVFEEAFYSFCSNNGIEYIVGRVWIGFWMILLVLVVVACEGSFLVRYLSRYTQEIFSFLISLIFIYETFSKLVTIFQNHPLQRHYNVQATVQPHVPEPNTALLSLVLMAGTFFLAFFLRKFKNSSFLPGKIRRLIGDFGVPISIFVMALVDFFIKDTYTQKLKVPKGLEVTNASARSWFIHPLGNNSPFPIWMMFATMVPALLVFILIFLETQITTLIVSKPERKLVKGSGFHLDLLLIVVMGGLAALFGMPWLSATTVRTITHANALTVMSKTSAASEKAQILEVKEQRVSGFFVAVLIGVSILMEPILKYIPLAVLFGIFLYMGVTSLFGIQLFDRILLLLMPPKYHPKEPYVTRVKTLRMHLFTVTQIIVLVLLWVVKSTPASLALPFVLILTVPLRRLLLPKIFHEVELKCLDADDAVVTFEEEEGTDVYDEVQMPS; translated from the exons ATGGACAGCACGAAGGAGCTGTGCTGGATGGAGGCCAGCCACTGGCTCCAGCTGGAGGAGGACTTCAAGGAAGCTGGGCACTGGGGCCAGCCCCATCTCTCCTTCCTGACCTACCACAGCCTCCTGGAGGTCCGACGGGCTTTGGCCAAAG GTGCTGTCCTTGTTGATGTGGCAGCCAAGTCGCTGGCGGCCATTGCCCATGTCCTCATCGACCAGATGATCTACGAGGGGCAGATCAAGCCGCAGGACCAGGAGGCCAtcctgaggatgctgctgctgaagcacaa ACACCCCGACGAGGTGGAGTCAGTCGGGACCCTGCTGCGGGCACAGCTGCAGCGCTCGGGCATGGGCCAGGCAGAGACTGAGCAGccgctgctgcagcagcccctggaaATGCGCAGGCTGCCCGGGGCCAAGCAG AGCCCGAGTGGGGCCACGAAACCGCAGCTCCCCGAGAAGGTCCCCAAGGATGCTGAGGCCACGCTGGTCCTTGTGG GCTGCGCAGCCTTCCTGGAGCAGCCAACGCTGGCCTTTGTGCGCCTGAAGGACGCAGTGATGCTGGATGCTGTCCTCGATGTGCCCCTACCCGTGCGCTTCCTCTTCGTCGTCCTGGGCCCCGACAGCCCCCACATCAGCTACCACGAGATTGGCCGTGCTGTCGCCACCATGATGTCCGAGAGG GTCTTTCGCCGGGACGCCTACCTGGCTGAGGGCCGCCAGGACCTGCTGCAGGGGGTGGAGGACTTCCTGGAGGCCAGCATCGTCCTGCCACCCACCGAGACCCCCAACGAGCAGCTGCTGCGCAGCCTGGTGCCGCTGCAGCAGGACCTGCTCCGCCGCCGCTACCAGCCCCCCAAGAAGGCGCTGCACAAGGACGTTCCAAAAGGCCCATGTAAGGCAGGGACCACCCCGGCCCCCCCAGGATCCCCCTTCACCATGGTTGGCGGGGACCCCACCTTGCACACAGGGTCCCCCCATGGCCACCTGCTTGTGTCCCCAGGGGCGGAGGCACCACCAGCAGAGGACGACGACCCCCTGCGCAGGACGGGGAAACCTTTTGGGGGGCTGGTGCGGGACATCTGCCGCCGGTACCCCAAGTATCTCAGCGACATCAAAGATGCCTTCAGCCCCCAGTGCCTGGCTGCCATCATCTTCATCTACTTCGCCGCACTGTCACCTGCTATCACCTTTGGAGGCTTACTGA GTGAGAAGACCAAAGGCATGATGGGGGTGTCGGAGCTGCTCATCTCCACCTGCGTGCAGTGCGTCctcttcagcttcttcagcGCTCAGCCCCTGCTTGTCGTTGGCTTTTCAGGGCCCCTCCTCGTCTTTGAGGAAGCCTTCTACTCG TTCTGCAGCAACAATGGCATAGAGTACATCGTGGGCCGGGTCTGGATCGGCTTCTGGATgatcctgctggtgctggtggtggtggcctGCGAGGGCAGCTTCCTGGTGCGCTACCTGTCCCGCTACACCCAGGAGATCTTCTCCTTCCTCATCTCCCTCATCTTCATCTACGAGACCTTCTCCAAGCTTGTCACG atCTTCCAGAATCATCCGCTACAGCGGCATTACAATGTGCAGGCCACGGTCCAGCCCCACGTGCCAGAGCCCAACACGGCACTGCTGTCCCTCGTCCTCATGGCTGGCACCTTCTTCCTGGCCTTCTTCCTCCGCAAGTTCAAGAACAGCTCCTTCCTGCCTGGCAAA ATCCGGCGTTTGATCGGGGACTTCGGGGTGCCCATTTCCATCTTTGTCATGGCGCTAGTCGACTTCTTCATCAAGGACACGTACACGCAG AAACTGAAGGTCCCCAAAGGGCTGGAGGTCACCAACGCGTCTGCCCGGAGCTGGTTTATCCACCCCTTGGGGAATaacagccccttccccatctGGATGATGTTTGCCACCATGGTGCCTGCCCTCCTGGTCTTCATCCTCATCTTCCTCGAGACACAGATTACCAC CCTCATTGTCAGCAAGCCTGAGAggaagctggtgaagggctCTGGCTTCCACCTGGACCTGCTGCTGATTGTGGTCATGGGGGGGCTGGCCGCCCTCTTCGGCATGCCCTGGCTCAGTGCCACCACCGTCCGCACCATCACCCATGCCAATGCCCTCACCGTCATGAGCAAGACCTCCGCTGCCAGCGAGAAGGCCCAGATCCTGGAGGTCAAGGAACAGCGTGTCAGCGGCTTCTTCGTGGCTGTGCTCATCG GCGTCTCCATCCTCATGGAGCCCATCCTGAAGTACATCCCGCTGGCCGTGCTCTTTGGCATCTTCCTCTACATGGGTGTCACCTCCCTCTTTGGCATCCAGCTCTTTGACCGCATCCTGCTCTTGCTGATGCCACCCAAGTACCACCCTAAGGAGCCCTACGTCACCCGG GTGAAGACTTTGCGGATGCACCTCTTCACCGTCACCCAAATCATCGtccttgtgctgctgtgggtggtGAAGTCCACCCCGGCCTCGCTGGCGCTACCCTTCGTCCTCATCCTCACTGTGCCCCTGCGGCGCCTTCTGCTGCCCAAGATCTTCCACGAAGTCGAGCTCAAATGT CTGGATGCGGACGATGCCGTGGTGACCTTCGAAGAGGAGGAGGGCACAGATGTGTACGACGAGGTGCAGATGCCCAGCTAA
- the SLC4A1 gene encoding band 3 anion transport protein isoform X3, translating to MEVPGQELYEERMRRSLEPEGYEDIGIKGYRLSLGEMSGAGTGTASPLHVWRARAEELTPLCQYLPGRRGYYDVDGRRRAAGAPPGQASHRGGGQPPSVTDVDVEAAGSRTLLSQQDTHEVYVELHELVMDSTKELCWMEASHWLQLEEDFKEAGHWGQPHLSFLTYHSLLEVRRALAKGAVLVDVAAKSLAAIAHVLIDQMIYEGQIKPQDQEAILRMLLLKHKHPDEVESVGTLLRAQLQRSGMGQAETEQPLLQQPLEMRRLPGAKQSPSGATKPQLPEKVPKDAEATLVLVGCAAFLEQPTLAFVRLKDAVMLDAVLDVPLPVRFLFVVLGPDSPHISYHEIGRAVATMMSERVFRRDAYLAEGRQDLLQGVEDFLEASIVLPPTETPNEQLLRSLVPLQQDLLRRRYQPPKKALHKDVPKGPWAEAPPAEDDDPLRRTGKPFGGLVRDICRRYPKYLSDIKDAFSPQCLAAIIFIYFAALSPAITFGGLLSEKTKGMMGVSELLISTCVQCVLFSFFSAQPLLVVGFSGPLLVFEEAFYSFCSNNGIEYIVGRVWIGFWMILLVLVVVACEGSFLVRYLSRYTQEIFSFLISLIFIYETFSKLVTIFQNHPLQRHYNVQATVQPHVPEPNTALLSLVLMAGTFFLAFFLRKFKNSSFLPGKIRRLIGDFGVPISIFVMALVDFFIKDTYTQKLKVPKGLEVTNASARSWFIHPLGNNSPFPIWMMFATMVPALLVFILIFLETQITTLIVSKPERKLVKGSGFHLDLLLIVVMGGLAALFGMPWLSATTVRTITHANALTVMSKTSAASEKAQILEVKEQRVSGFFVAVLIGVSILMEPILKYIPLAVLFGIFLYMGVTSLFGIQLFDRILLLLMPPKYHPKEPYVTRVKTLRMHLFTVTQIIVLVLLWVVKSTPASLALPFVLILTVPLRRLLLPKIFHEVELKCLDADDAVVTFEEEEGTDVYDEVQMPS from the exons ATGGAGGTGCCCGGCCAG gagctCTATGAGGAGAGGATGAGGAGGTCCCTGGAACCTGAAGGCTACGAGGATATCGGCATAAAGGGCTACCGCCTATCGCTGGGGGAGATGAGCG GGGCCGGCACCGGCACCGCGTCCCCCTTGCACGTGTGGAGGGCCCGAGCCGAGGAGCTGACGCCCCTGTG CCAGTACTTGCCTGGCCGCCGGGGATACTATGACGTGGATGGGAGGAGGCGTGCGGCCGGGGCCCCCCCAGGACAGGCGAGCCACCGTGGCGGAGGGCAGC CTCCATCAGTGACTGATGTGGATGTGGAGGCGGCAGGGAGCAGGACGCTCTTGTCCCAGCAGGACACCCATGAG GTCTATGTGGAGCTGCATGAGCTGGTCATGGACAGCACGAAGGAGCTGTGCTGGATGGAGGCCAGCCACTGGCTCCAGCTGGAGGAGGACTTCAAGGAAGCTGGGCACTGGGGCCAGCCCCATCTCTCCTTCCTGACCTACCACAGCCTCCTGGAGGTCCGACGGGCTTTGGCCAAAG GTGCTGTCCTTGTTGATGTGGCAGCCAAGTCGCTGGCGGCCATTGCCCATGTCCTCATCGACCAGATGATCTACGAGGGGCAGATCAAGCCGCAGGACCAGGAGGCCAtcctgaggatgctgctgctgaagcacaa ACACCCCGACGAGGTGGAGTCAGTCGGGACCCTGCTGCGGGCACAGCTGCAGCGCTCGGGCATGGGCCAGGCAGAGACTGAGCAGccgctgctgcagcagcccctggaaATGCGCAGGCTGCCCGGGGCCAAGCAG AGCCCGAGTGGGGCCACGAAACCGCAGCTCCCCGAGAAGGTCCCCAAGGATGCTGAGGCCACGCTGGTCCTTGTGG GCTGCGCAGCCTTCCTGGAGCAGCCAACGCTGGCCTTTGTGCGCCTGAAGGACGCAGTGATGCTGGATGCTGTCCTCGATGTGCCCCTACCCGTGCGCTTCCTCTTCGTCGTCCTGGGCCCCGACAGCCCCCACATCAGCTACCACGAGATTGGCCGTGCTGTCGCCACCATGATGTCCGAGAGG GTCTTTCGCCGGGACGCCTACCTGGCTGAGGGCCGCCAGGACCTGCTGCAGGGGGTGGAGGACTTCCTGGAGGCCAGCATCGTCCTGCCACCCACCGAGACCCCCAACGAGCAGCTGCTGCGCAGCCTGGTGCCGCTGCAGCAGGACCTGCTCCGCCGCCGCTACCAGCCCCCCAAGAAGGCGCTGCACAAGGACGTTCCAAAAGGCCCAT GGGCGGAGGCACCACCAGCAGAGGACGACGACCCCCTGCGCAGGACGGGGAAACCTTTTGGGGGGCTGGTGCGGGACATCTGCCGCCGGTACCCCAAGTATCTCAGCGACATCAAAGATGCCTTCAGCCCCCAGTGCCTGGCTGCCATCATCTTCATCTACTTCGCCGCACTGTCACCTGCTATCACCTTTGGAGGCTTACTGA GTGAGAAGACCAAAGGCATGATGGGGGTGTCGGAGCTGCTCATCTCCACCTGCGTGCAGTGCGTCctcttcagcttcttcagcGCTCAGCCCCTGCTTGTCGTTGGCTTTTCAGGGCCCCTCCTCGTCTTTGAGGAAGCCTTCTACTCG TTCTGCAGCAACAATGGCATAGAGTACATCGTGGGCCGGGTCTGGATCGGCTTCTGGATgatcctgctggtgctggtggtggtggcctGCGAGGGCAGCTTCCTGGTGCGCTACCTGTCCCGCTACACCCAGGAGATCTTCTCCTTCCTCATCTCCCTCATCTTCATCTACGAGACCTTCTCCAAGCTTGTCACG atCTTCCAGAATCATCCGCTACAGCGGCATTACAATGTGCAGGCCACGGTCCAGCCCCACGTGCCAGAGCCCAACACGGCACTGCTGTCCCTCGTCCTCATGGCTGGCACCTTCTTCCTGGCCTTCTTCCTCCGCAAGTTCAAGAACAGCTCCTTCCTGCCTGGCAAA ATCCGGCGTTTGATCGGGGACTTCGGGGTGCCCATTTCCATCTTTGTCATGGCGCTAGTCGACTTCTTCATCAAGGACACGTACACGCAG AAACTGAAGGTCCCCAAAGGGCTGGAGGTCACCAACGCGTCTGCCCGGAGCTGGTTTATCCACCCCTTGGGGAATaacagccccttccccatctGGATGATGTTTGCCACCATGGTGCCTGCCCTCCTGGTCTTCATCCTCATCTTCCTCGAGACACAGATTACCAC CCTCATTGTCAGCAAGCCTGAGAggaagctggtgaagggctCTGGCTTCCACCTGGACCTGCTGCTGATTGTGGTCATGGGGGGGCTGGCCGCCCTCTTCGGCATGCCCTGGCTCAGTGCCACCACCGTCCGCACCATCACCCATGCCAATGCCCTCACCGTCATGAGCAAGACCTCCGCTGCCAGCGAGAAGGCCCAGATCCTGGAGGTCAAGGAACAGCGTGTCAGCGGCTTCTTCGTGGCTGTGCTCATCG GCGTCTCCATCCTCATGGAGCCCATCCTGAAGTACATCCCGCTGGCCGTGCTCTTTGGCATCTTCCTCTACATGGGTGTCACCTCCCTCTTTGGCATCCAGCTCTTTGACCGCATCCTGCTCTTGCTGATGCCACCCAAGTACCACCCTAAGGAGCCCTACGTCACCCGG GTGAAGACTTTGCGGATGCACCTCTTCACCGTCACCCAAATCATCGtccttgtgctgctgtgggtggtGAAGTCCACCCCGGCCTCGCTGGCGCTACCCTTCGTCCTCATCCTCACTGTGCCCCTGCGGCGCCTTCTGCTGCCCAAGATCTTCCACGAAGTCGAGCTCAAATGT CTGGATGCGGACGATGCCGTGGTGACCTTCGAAGAGGAGGAGGGCACAGATGTGTACGACGAGGTGCAGATGCCCAGCTAA
- the SLC4A1 gene encoding band 3 anion transport protein isoform X1, with product MEVPGQELYEERMRRSLEPEGYEDIGIKGYRLSLGEMSGAGTGTASPLHVWRARAEELTPLCQYLPGRRGYYDVDGRRRAAGAPPGQASHRGGGQPPSVTDVDVEAAGSRTLLSQQDTHEVYVELHELVMDSTKELCWMEASHWLQLEEDFKEAGHWGQPHLSFLTYHSLLEVRRALAKGAVLVDVAAKSLAAIAHVLIDQMIYEGQIKPQDQEAILRMLLLKHKHPDEVESVGTLLRAQLQRSGMGQAETEQPLLQQPLEMRRLPGAKQSPSGATKPQLPEKVPKDAEATLVLVGCAAFLEQPTLAFVRLKDAVMLDAVLDVPLPVRFLFVVLGPDSPHISYHEIGRAVATMMSERVFRRDAYLAEGRQDLLQGVEDFLEASIVLPPTETPNEQLLRSLVPLQQDLLRRRYQPPKKALHKDVPKGPCKAGTTPAPPGSPFTMVGGDPTLHTGSPHGHLLVSPGAEAPPAEDDDPLRRTGKPFGGLVRDICRRYPKYLSDIKDAFSPQCLAAIIFIYFAALSPAITFGGLLSEKTKGMMGVSELLISTCVQCVLFSFFSAQPLLVVGFSGPLLVFEEAFYSFCSNNGIEYIVGRVWIGFWMILLVLVVVACEGSFLVRYLSRYTQEIFSFLISLIFIYETFSKLVTIFQNHPLQRHYNVQATVQPHVPEPNTALLSLVLMAGTFFLAFFLRKFKNSSFLPGKIRRLIGDFGVPISIFVMALVDFFIKDTYTQKLKVPKGLEVTNASARSWFIHPLGNNSPFPIWMMFATMVPALLVFILIFLETQITTLIVSKPERKLVKGSGFHLDLLLIVVMGGLAALFGMPWLSATTVRTITHANALTVMSKTSAASEKAQILEVKEQRVSGFFVAVLIGVSILMEPILKYIPLAVLFGIFLYMGVTSLFGIQLFDRILLLLMPPKYHPKEPYVTRVKTLRMHLFTVTQIIVLVLLWVVKSTPASLALPFVLILTVPLRRLLLPKIFHEVELKCLDADDAVVTFEEEEGTDVYDEVQMPS from the exons ATGGAGGTGCCCGGCCAG gagctCTATGAGGAGAGGATGAGGAGGTCCCTGGAACCTGAAGGCTACGAGGATATCGGCATAAAGGGCTACCGCCTATCGCTGGGGGAGATGAGCG GGGCCGGCACCGGCACCGCGTCCCCCTTGCACGTGTGGAGGGCCCGAGCCGAGGAGCTGACGCCCCTGTG CCAGTACTTGCCTGGCCGCCGGGGATACTATGACGTGGATGGGAGGAGGCGTGCGGCCGGGGCCCCCCCAGGACAGGCGAGCCACCGTGGCGGAGGGCAGC CTCCATCAGTGACTGATGTGGATGTGGAGGCGGCAGGGAGCAGGACGCTCTTGTCCCAGCAGGACACCCATGAG GTCTATGTGGAGCTGCATGAGCTGGTCATGGACAGCACGAAGGAGCTGTGCTGGATGGAGGCCAGCCACTGGCTCCAGCTGGAGGAGGACTTCAAGGAAGCTGGGCACTGGGGCCAGCCCCATCTCTCCTTCCTGACCTACCACAGCCTCCTGGAGGTCCGACGGGCTTTGGCCAAAG GTGCTGTCCTTGTTGATGTGGCAGCCAAGTCGCTGGCGGCCATTGCCCATGTCCTCATCGACCAGATGATCTACGAGGGGCAGATCAAGCCGCAGGACCAGGAGGCCAtcctgaggatgctgctgctgaagcacaa ACACCCCGACGAGGTGGAGTCAGTCGGGACCCTGCTGCGGGCACAGCTGCAGCGCTCGGGCATGGGCCAGGCAGAGACTGAGCAGccgctgctgcagcagcccctggaaATGCGCAGGCTGCCCGGGGCCAAGCAG AGCCCGAGTGGGGCCACGAAACCGCAGCTCCCCGAGAAGGTCCCCAAGGATGCTGAGGCCACGCTGGTCCTTGTGG GCTGCGCAGCCTTCCTGGAGCAGCCAACGCTGGCCTTTGTGCGCCTGAAGGACGCAGTGATGCTGGATGCTGTCCTCGATGTGCCCCTACCCGTGCGCTTCCTCTTCGTCGTCCTGGGCCCCGACAGCCCCCACATCAGCTACCACGAGATTGGCCGTGCTGTCGCCACCATGATGTCCGAGAGG GTCTTTCGCCGGGACGCCTACCTGGCTGAGGGCCGCCAGGACCTGCTGCAGGGGGTGGAGGACTTCCTGGAGGCCAGCATCGTCCTGCCACCCACCGAGACCCCCAACGAGCAGCTGCTGCGCAGCCTGGTGCCGCTGCAGCAGGACCTGCTCCGCCGCCGCTACCAGCCCCCCAAGAAGGCGCTGCACAAGGACGTTCCAAAAGGCCCATGTAAGGCAGGGACCACCCCGGCCCCCCCAGGATCCCCCTTCACCATGGTTGGCGGGGACCCCACCTTGCACACAGGGTCCCCCCATGGCCACCTGCTTGTGTCCCCAGGGGCGGAGGCACCACCAGCAGAGGACGACGACCCCCTGCGCAGGACGGGGAAACCTTTTGGGGGGCTGGTGCGGGACATCTGCCGCCGGTACCCCAAGTATCTCAGCGACATCAAAGATGCCTTCAGCCCCCAGTGCCTGGCTGCCATCATCTTCATCTACTTCGCCGCACTGTCACCTGCTATCACCTTTGGAGGCTTACTGA GTGAGAAGACCAAAGGCATGATGGGGGTGTCGGAGCTGCTCATCTCCACCTGCGTGCAGTGCGTCctcttcagcttcttcagcGCTCAGCCCCTGCTTGTCGTTGGCTTTTCAGGGCCCCTCCTCGTCTTTGAGGAAGCCTTCTACTCG TTCTGCAGCAACAATGGCATAGAGTACATCGTGGGCCGGGTCTGGATCGGCTTCTGGATgatcctgctggtgctggtggtggtggcctGCGAGGGCAGCTTCCTGGTGCGCTACCTGTCCCGCTACACCCAGGAGATCTTCTCCTTCCTCATCTCCCTCATCTTCATCTACGAGACCTTCTCCAAGCTTGTCACG atCTTCCAGAATCATCCGCTACAGCGGCATTACAATGTGCAGGCCACGGTCCAGCCCCACGTGCCAGAGCCCAACACGGCACTGCTGTCCCTCGTCCTCATGGCTGGCACCTTCTTCCTGGCCTTCTTCCTCCGCAAGTTCAAGAACAGCTCCTTCCTGCCTGGCAAA ATCCGGCGTTTGATCGGGGACTTCGGGGTGCCCATTTCCATCTTTGTCATGGCGCTAGTCGACTTCTTCATCAAGGACACGTACACGCAG AAACTGAAGGTCCCCAAAGGGCTGGAGGTCACCAACGCGTCTGCCCGGAGCTGGTTTATCCACCCCTTGGGGAATaacagccccttccccatctGGATGATGTTTGCCACCATGGTGCCTGCCCTCCTGGTCTTCATCCTCATCTTCCTCGAGACACAGATTACCAC CCTCATTGTCAGCAAGCCTGAGAggaagctggtgaagggctCTGGCTTCCACCTGGACCTGCTGCTGATTGTGGTCATGGGGGGGCTGGCCGCCCTCTTCGGCATGCCCTGGCTCAGTGCCACCACCGTCCGCACCATCACCCATGCCAATGCCCTCACCGTCATGAGCAAGACCTCCGCTGCCAGCGAGAAGGCCCAGATCCTGGAGGTCAAGGAACAGCGTGTCAGCGGCTTCTTCGTGGCTGTGCTCATCG GCGTCTCCATCCTCATGGAGCCCATCCTGAAGTACATCCCGCTGGCCGTGCTCTTTGGCATCTTCCTCTACATGGGTGTCACCTCCCTCTTTGGCATCCAGCTCTTTGACCGCATCCTGCTCTTGCTGATGCCACCCAAGTACCACCCTAAGGAGCCCTACGTCACCCGG GTGAAGACTTTGCGGATGCACCTCTTCACCGTCACCCAAATCATCGtccttgtgctgctgtgggtggtGAAGTCCACCCCGGCCTCGCTGGCGCTACCCTTCGTCCTCATCCTCACTGTGCCCCTGCGGCGCCTTCTGCTGCCCAAGATCTTCCACGAAGTCGAGCTCAAATGT CTGGATGCGGACGATGCCGTGGTGACCTTCGAAGAGGAGGAGGGCACAGATGTGTACGACGAGGTGCAGATGCCCAGCTAA